The following are encoded together in the Triticum dicoccoides isolate Atlit2015 ecotype Zavitan chromosome 6B, WEW_v2.0, whole genome shotgun sequence genome:
- the LOC119320970 gene encoding BOI-related E3 ubiquitin-protein ligase 1-like codes for MILGNGHHQPAAAHGLAAGASAAAMPMSSGPLYGSAVPSQQGDHSGLVTAPIPSPTLGVELDGVQEINTNNKWKREEQSSSAFGAAQAQQQQMVVDRSLRNEAERFCNTLEEEMRRHETLMLSTVEAMVEKRLLAKDQEIMHNWGVNCELGERLRTLYMEAEAWRMDAQSKQTEANVLRADLERALAQQAVRYHGSGSREGEGEDDAESCCWGDYHEAFCRGKEVETPVVEPPVTGAGMCKACGENAPVVVLLPCRHLSICGPCAEAASGCPSCGCAKQGSIYINFS; via the exons ATGATACTCGGAAACGGCCACCACCAGCCTGCCGCTGCTCACGGGCTCGCCGCGGGTGCCTCCGCCGCTGCTATGCCTATGAGCAGTGGGCCTTTGTATGGCTCTGCGGTGCCGAGCCAGCAGGGAGACCACTCGGGCCTTGTCACGGCGCCGATTCCGTCACCAACGTTGGGTGTTGAGCTTGACGGTGTTCAGGAAATAAACACCAACAACAAGTGGAAGCGCGAGGAGCAGTCCTCGTCGGCGTTTGGCGCAGCGCAGGCGCAACAGCAGCAAATGGTCGTCGACCGCAGCCTGCGCAACGAA GCAGAAAGGTTTTGTAATACTTTGGAGGAGGAGATGCGCAGGCATGAGACGCTCATGCTCTCGACCGTGGAGGCCATGGTGGAGAAGCGGCTCTTGGCCAAGGACCAGGAGATCATGCACAACTGGGGCGTGAACTGTGAACTCGGGGAGCGCCTCAGGACCCTCTACATGGAGGCTGAGGCGTGGCGCATGGACGCGCAATCCAAGCAGACCGAGGCCAACGTGCTCCGCGCCGACCTAGAGCGGGCGCTTGCCCAGCAAGCAGTCCGTTACCATGGCAGTGGCAGCCGTGAAGGtgaaggtgaggacgacgccgagtCATGCTGCTGGGGGGACTACCACGAGGCATTCTGCAGGGGGAAGGAGGTGGAGACGCCGGTAGTGGAGCCTCCGGTGACAGGAGCCGGAATGTGCAAGGCGTGCGGTGAGAATGCGCCGGTGGTGGTGCTATTGCCGTGCCGGCACCTCTCTATCTGCGGGCCATGCGCGGAAGCAGCGTCGGGGTGCCCATCTTGCGGATGCGCCAAGCAGGGCAGCATCTACATCAACTTCTCGTGA